One Rhodobacteraceae bacterium M385 genomic region harbors:
- a CDS encoding TfoX/Sxy family protein yields MTDALDDAAPVTVIRNIGPAQAEVLARAGIHTARALRHLGAHEAYRAILKTGTAPHFIMYYVLHMALQRRPWNDCKGAEKDALRVQFDSLKAGEAEAGNNPDLEKLLNTIGTGLRR; encoded by the coding sequence ATGACTGACGCGTTAGATGACGCCGCCCCCGTGACGGTAATCCGCAACATCGGCCCCGCCCAAGCCGAGGTTCTGGCCCGCGCCGGAATCCACACCGCCCGCGCCCTGCGCCACCTGGGTGCCCACGAGGCCTACCGCGCGATCCTGAAAACCGGCACCGCGCCCCACTTCATTATGTACTATGTTTTGCACATGGCGCTGCAACGCCGCCCTTGGAACGATTGCAAGGGCGCCGAGAAGGATGCCCTGCGGGTTCAATTCGACTCCCTCAAAGCGGGTGAGGCCGAGGCGGGCAATAACCCTGACCTAGAAAAGCTGCTAAACACGATCGGCACGGGGCTACGGCGCTAG
- a CDS encoding Xaa-Pro peptidase family protein: MTPPPRGFPEAEYQARTARAQSLMAEAGIDALLLTTEPEIRYYTGFLTRFWESPTRVWFAIVPAKGKPVAVIPSIGAHLMGQTWVQDIRTWQAPDYADDGVGQLAATLQELTPANGTIGLADQMESHVRMPMADLRRLERSIGARRIMGDATITRRLRQVKSTAEIAKITHAVNIGTRAFDRVPEIACVGVALSQVFRDFQRLCLEEGADWVPYLAGAAAPGGYGDVISPADDAPLRAGDVMMLDTGLIWDGYFCDFDRNFSLGPPSVAVAEGHAQLIEATQAGFAAAKPGARMCDVFHAMNDIVAPGIGGSDAGRLGHGLGMQLTEWPSLIAADTTLLEEGMVLTLEPGVTLPGGKIMVHEENIVIEAQGARYLTRPQGAEMVVI, translated from the coding sequence ATGACACCGCCGCCCAGAGGCTTTCCAGAGGCTGAGTATCAGGCCCGCACCGCCCGCGCGCAATCCCTGATGGCCGAGGCCGGGATTGACGCGCTACTGCTGACGACCGAGCCGGAAATACGCTACTACACTGGCTTTCTTACCCGATTTTGGGAAAGCCCGACGCGAGTTTGGTTCGCGATCGTTCCGGCCAAGGGCAAGCCTGTGGCGGTCATCCCCAGCATTGGCGCCCATTTGATGGGGCAGACATGGGTGCAAGACATCCGCACATGGCAAGCGCCCGATTACGCCGACGATGGTGTGGGCCAGTTGGCCGCAACATTGCAAGAGCTGACGCCTGCAAATGGGACCATTGGCCTTGCCGATCAGATGGAAAGCCATGTGCGTATGCCCATGGCCGATTTGCGCCGCTTGGAACGATCCATTGGGGCGCGGCGGATCATGGGCGACGCGACCATCACCCGCCGTTTGCGGCAGGTTAAATCGACCGCAGAGATCGCCAAAATCACCCATGCTGTGAACATTGGCACAAGGGCCTTTGACCGGGTGCCCGAGATTGCCTGCGTAGGCGTGGCGCTGTCGCAGGTATTTCGCGATTTTCAGCGCCTCTGCCTGGAAGAAGGGGCCGATTGGGTGCCTTATCTGGCGGGGGCCGCGGCACCGGGGGGCTACGGGGATGTGATCTCTCCTGCTGATGATGCGCCGCTTCGTGCAGGTGATGTGATGATGCTGGACACTGGCCTGATCTGGGATGGCTACTTTTGCGATTTCGACCGTAACTTCAGCCTCGGCCCGCCCTCGGTCGCGGTGGCAGAGGGCCACGCGCAGTTGATTGAGGCCACGCAAGCCGGCTTCGCTGCCGCCAAACCCGGCGCGCGGATGTGCGACGTGTTTCACGCGATGAATGATATCGTGGCCCCCGGAATTGGCGGCTCGGACGCGGGGCGGCTGGGACATGGCTTGGGGATGCAATTGACGGAATGGCCCTCTCTCATCGCTGCCGACACCACCTTGCTAGAGGAGGGCATGGTCCTGACCCTAGAACCGGGCGTCACCTTGCCCGGCGGCAAAATCATGGTGCACGAAGAAAACATCGTGATCGAGGCCCAGGGCGCGCGCTATCTGACGCGCCCTCAAGGGGCGGAAATGGTCGTCATATGA
- a CDS encoding Asp/Glu racemase: MSVLAYHLCDDRPVQLGIVVLQADETLEHDLRRLLPEQTELLVTRVPSATRVSSQSLAAMEADLTAAAELLPRGARFAALGFGCTSGTAQIGALRIAELLRAGADVATVTEPVSALIAACQHLGIKRLALVSPYVAEVSARLVDVLEGAGITISAFASFNEAQEANVVRIDAPSIANAARATAAQAPCDAVFLSCTNLRTLDVIAGAEAELDVPVLSSNLVLAWHMARLAGVAQSLRTGAALVAR; the protein is encoded by the coding sequence ATGAGTGTGTTAGCCTATCATCTCTGTGACGATCGCCCGGTGCAATTGGGCATCGTCGTGCTACAAGCGGACGAGACCCTAGAGCATGATTTGCGTCGCCTCTTGCCAGAGCAAACGGAACTGTTGGTCACCCGCGTCCCGTCCGCCACACGTGTTTCAAGCCAAAGCCTCGCGGCGATGGAAGCGGATCTGACTGCCGCCGCCGAATTGTTGCCACGCGGGGCCCGGTTCGCCGCCCTTGGGTTCGGCTGCACCTCGGGCACGGCCCAGATCGGAGCTTTGCGGATTGCGGAATTGCTGCGGGCTGGGGCCGATGTGGCCACGGTGACAGAGCCTGTGTCGGCCCTGATCGCGGCGTGTCAGCACCTGGGTATCAAGCGGCTCGCGCTTGTCAGCCCCTATGTGGCCGAGGTCTCCGCCCGGTTGGTTGACGTGTTGGAAGGGGCCGGGATCACAATCTCGGCCTTCGCCAGCTTCAACGAGGCGCAGGAGGCCAACGTTGTGCGCATCGACGCGCCCTCAATCGCCAACGCGGCAAGGGCTACGGCGGCCCAAGCCCCATGCGACGCGGTGTTCCTGTCGTGCACCAACCTGCGCACATTGGACGTCATCGCGGGGGCCGAGGCGGAATTGGACGTCCCGGTGCTGTCCAGCAATCTGGTTCTGGCGTGGCACATGGCGCGATTGGCGGGCGTGGCGCAGTCCTTGCGGACGGGGGCTGCATTGGTGGCACGTTAG
- a CDS encoding integrase arm-type DNA-binding domain-containing protein, protein MVKLTKRSIDQLAISEKDYFVWDSELSGFGVRVMPSGRKSYLVQYRAGGRSRRKTIGQHGALTVDQARVEARKLLGDVARGENPAEDRQRRLREPTISSLCDRFLSEYVSLHCKPSTFNGYSTYIETCVRPRLGSRKIGDLTRADVVAFHHDLRDRPYTANRAVAMLSRMFNLAEDWGLRNEGSNPARRIKKYREEEKKRYLSDDEQARLGQVLEDVLATGQETEYAVAAISLLVLTGCRLGEILSLKWEYVTPRHLELPDSKTGRRRIPLPREAYDIITSLPRRAGNPYVILGVTDHGHLVNLNSPWLRIRKLAGLEDVRMHDLRHTYASVAVMSGIDPFLLKEIMGHKNLQTTLRYSHFADEAVQQAAGSVAGKLAGALGRRSTMTKLRVVQ, encoded by the coding sequence ATGGTGAAGCTAACGAAACGATCTATCGATCAGCTTGCGATTTCGGAAAAAGATTACTTTGTTTGGGACAGCGAGCTTTCAGGGTTTGGTGTTCGCGTGATGCCGTCGGGGCGGAAGTCTTATCTTGTCCAGTATAGGGCAGGTGGGCGGTCTCGGCGGAAGACGATCGGCCAGCACGGTGCTTTAACGGTGGATCAAGCGCGGGTTGAAGCACGTAAACTGTTGGGTGATGTAGCTCGTGGTGAAAACCCAGCTGAGGACCGCCAGCGCAGACTTAGAGAGCCGACGATTTCCTCGTTATGTGATCGGTTTCTGAGCGAGTATGTGTCTCTCCACTGCAAGCCTTCGACGTTTAACGGGTACAGCACCTATATCGAAACTTGCGTTCGGCCCCGCTTGGGAAGCCGCAAGATTGGGGATCTGACCCGTGCCGATGTGGTCGCCTTCCATCACGACCTGCGCGACCGTCCTTATACCGCGAACCGGGCTGTCGCGATGCTCTCGCGCATGTTTAACCTCGCGGAAGATTGGGGGTTGCGTAACGAAGGTTCAAACCCGGCGCGTCGGATCAAGAAGTACCGAGAGGAAGAAAAGAAGCGGTATCTGTCAGATGACGAACAAGCCCGGTTGGGGCAGGTCTTGGAAGATGTATTGGCGACGGGGCAAGAAACGGAATACGCGGTGGCGGCTATTTCTCTGCTGGTTCTTACGGGTTGCCGGTTGGGCGAAATCCTGTCCCTCAAGTGGGAGTACGTCACACCACGGCACCTCGAGCTGCCAGACAGCAAGACAGGGCGTCGCCGCATCCCTCTGCCGCGCGAGGCCTATGACATCATCACATCGCTGCCGCGTAGGGCTGGGAACCCCTATGTGATCCTCGGCGTGACGGATCACGGGCATTTGGTGAACCTCAACAGCCCGTGGCTGCGCATCAGAAAACTGGCAGGGCTAGAAGACGTTCGAATGCACGACCTGCGCCACACTTATGCCAGCGTTGCGGTTATGAGTGGGATTGATCCGTTCCTACTTAAAGAAATCATGGGCCATAAGAATTTGCAGACGACGCTGAGATACTCGCACTTTGCGGATGAAGCCGTGCAACAGGCGGCAGGGTCGGTCGCGGGTAAGCTGGCGGGTGCACTGGGACGGCGGTCTACGATGACTAAACTGCGGGTCGTGCAATGA
- the ndk gene encoding nucleoside-diphosphate kinase produces MAIQRTFSIIKPDATKRNLTGKIAAKFEEAGLRIVATKRIQLTLAQAQQFYGVHSERPFFGELCEFMISEPIVVQVLEGEDAIAKNREVMGATNPADAAEGTIRKEFALSIGENSVHGSDAPETAAEEIAFFFSGLELVG; encoded by the coding sequence ATGGCCATCCAGCGTACATTCTCGATCATCAAACCCGACGCCACCAAGCGCAACTTGACCGGCAAAATCGCCGCCAAGTTCGAAGAAGCTGGCCTGCGCATCGTCGCAACCAAGCGCATCCAGCTGACGCTGGCCCAAGCGCAGCAGTTCTACGGTGTGCATTCTGAGCGTCCTTTCTTCGGCGAGCTTTGCGAATTCATGATCTCTGAGCCGATCGTTGTTCAGGTTCTGGAAGGCGAAGATGCCATCGCGAAAAACCGCGAAGTCATGGGCGCCACGAACCCCGCCGACGCGGCAGAAGGCACGATCCGTAAGGAATTCGCCCTGTCCATCGGTGAGAACTCGGTCCACGGCTCTGACGCGCCTGAGACTGCTGCTGAAGAGATCGCTTTCTTCTTCTCCGGTCTTGAACTGGTTGGCTAA
- a CDS encoding pyridoxal-phosphate dependent enzyme has product MRHLMPTPAQTAALLAGLSDIPPPSVDAQAPAALLARCPEAAQTPLTSLPALAERFGIATLHVKDERARMGLGSFKALGAAYVIACDAQEGKARGQAYFTASAGNHGLSVAAGAQAFGARAVIYLAATVPTAFAARLEAMGAEVRWRGKVYEDSMAAAKADAETEGAVLLSDSSWPGYTERPWRLMEGYLVLIQEAAAQMPAPPTHIFLQAGVGGLAGAVAAYARTVWGQGPRIVVVEPESAPALFASVATGAAQVTQGPASAMGRLDCKEPSLIALKGLARDASDFMVISEAEGTDGAAIAEAAGMPSTPSGAAGIAGLAVAAKGGFGLDTASRVLVILSEGPE; this is encoded by the coding sequence ATGCGCCATCTTATGCCCACTCCCGCCCAAACCGCCGCCTTGTTGGCTGGCCTGTCCGATATCCCGCCGCCATCGGTCGATGCGCAGGCCCCGGCGGCCTTGCTGGCCCGTTGTCCCGAGGCCGCCCAAACACCCCTGACGTCCTTGCCTGCGCTGGCAGAGCGCTTTGGGATCGCCACCCTCCATGTCAAAGATGAACGCGCGCGGATGGGGCTTGGCAGCTTCAAGGCCCTTGGCGCGGCCTATGTGATTGCTTGCGATGCGCAAGAGGGCAAGGCGCGGGGGCAGGCGTATTTTACCGCCAGCGCAGGCAACCACGGGTTGTCTGTCGCGGCGGGGGCGCAGGCATTCGGCGCCCGCGCAGTGATCTATCTGGCTGCAACAGTGCCCACAGCCTTCGCGGCCCGGCTCGAGGCGATGGGCGCCGAAGTGCGCTGGCGCGGAAAGGTTTACGAAGACAGCATGGCGGCGGCCAAGGCTGACGCCGAAACCGAAGGGGCGGTTTTGCTCTCGGACAGCTCGTGGCCCGGCTACACGGAGCGTCCCTGGCGGTTGATGGAGGGCTATTTGGTCCTGATTCAAGAGGCCGCCGCGCAGATGCCCGCGCCGCCCACCCATATTTTCCTGCAAGCAGGCGTCGGCGGATTGGCAGGCGCGGTGGCGGCCTATGCAAGGACGGTCTGGGGGCAGGGCCCGCGCATCGTGGTGGTAGAGCCCGAGTCCGCACCCGCCCTATTCGCCTCGGTCGCAACCGGGGCGGCACAGGTCACGCAGGGCCCCGCCAGCGCCATGGGGCGACTTGATTGTAAGGAGCCGTCGTTGATCGCCCTCAAAGGGTTGGCGCGGGATGCCTCTGATTTCATGGTGATCTCTGAGGCGGAGGGCACTGATGGTGCCGCAATAGCCGAGGCGGCTGGAATGCCATCCACCCCTTCGGGGGCGGCCGGAATCGCGGGCCTTGCGGTGGCGGCCAAGGGGGGCTTTGGTTTGGATACCGCGTCGCGCGTCTTGGTGATCCTCAGCGAGGGGCCGGAATGA